Proteins from a genomic interval of Stenotrophomonas maltophilia:
- a CDS encoding SixA phosphatase family protein, translated as MRELILLRHAHAEPATPGQADLDRPLSPVGLAEAEAAGKWLKENNLLPDCVLCSPARRTRETLEAVLGTIGYVEKRLEDRIYEATPGTLAALVDDRRDLDRVLIVGHNPGLERLVALMTEGTSSDYRGMPPAGIAVLGFPREASIEPGVASLNAFWWP; from the coding sequence ATGCGTGAATTGATCCTGCTGCGCCATGCCCATGCCGAACCGGCTACCCCCGGCCAGGCCGACCTCGACCGGCCGTTGTCGCCGGTGGGGCTGGCTGAAGCCGAAGCCGCCGGCAAGTGGCTGAAGGAAAACAACCTGCTGCCGGACTGCGTGCTGTGTTCACCGGCGCGGCGTACCCGCGAAACCCTGGAAGCCGTGCTCGGCACCATCGGTTACGTGGAAAAGCGCCTGGAAGACCGCATCTACGAAGCCACTCCCGGCACCCTGGCGGCATTGGTGGACGACCGCCGTGATCTCGACCGGGTGCTGATCGTCGGCCACAACCCGGGCCTGGAGCGGCTGGTGGCGTTGATGACCGAGGGCACCAGCAGCGACTACCGCGGCATGCCGCCGGCGGGGATCGCCGTGCTCGGCTTCCCGCGTGAGGCCTCGATCGAGCCGGGCGTGGCCAGCCTGAACGCATTCTGGTGGCCGTGA